A region of Oxyura jamaicensis isolate SHBP4307 breed ruddy duck chromosome 5, BPBGC_Ojam_1.0, whole genome shotgun sequence DNA encodes the following proteins:
- the MRPL16 gene encoding 39S ribosomal protein L16, mitochondrial has translation MGWWRLARAAAAAAGGAGGAAPRAGLRSWAMPPDYSGITLPERTKLKFMEKVPAVPKVRREPRRLRDIRGPSREATELTQGQYGILALGGGYLHWGHFEMIRLTIGRSMDPKTMFAVWRVPAPYKAVTRKSLGHRMGGGKGPIDHYVTAVKSGRLVVEVGGRCEFEEVKPFLTQVARKLPFPAVPVSRASLQQMRREEEEKRLNNQNPWTFERIVAANMLGMRKYLSPRDLELKGRYWGKHFLKHRV, from the exons ATGGGGTGGTGGCGGCTggcgcgggcggcggcggcggcggccggag GTGCCGGCGGCGCCGCTCCCCGCGCAGGCCTCAGGAGCTGGGCGATGCCCCCGGACTACAGCG GCATCACGCTCCCCGAGAGGACGAAGCTGAAGTTCATGGAGAAGGTGCCGGCCGTGCCCAAGGTGCGGCGGGAGCCGCGGCGGCTGCGTGACATCCGCGGGCCATCCCGGGAAGCCACCGAGCTGACGCAGGGGCAGTACGGGATCCTG GCGCTGGGGGGCGGCTACCTGCACTGGGGGCACTTTGAGATGATCCGCCTGACCATCGGGCGCAGCATGGACCCCAAGACCATGTTCGCCGTCTGGCGCGTGCCCGCCCCCTACAAGGCGGTGACGCGGAAGAGCCTGGGCCACCGCATGGGGGGCGGCAAGGGCCCCATCGACCACTATGTGACGGCGGTGAAGAGCGGGCGCCTGGTGGTGGAGGTGGGCGGGCGCTGCGAGTTTGAGGAGGTGAAACCCTTCCTGACGCAGGTGGCCAGGAAGCTGCCCTTCCCCGCCGTCCCCGTCAGCCGCgccagcctgcagcagatgcggcgggaggaggaggagaagaggctCAACAACCAGAACCCCTGGACCTTCGAGCGCATCGTCGCCGCCAACATGCTGGGCATGCGCAAGTACCTCAGCCCCCGCGACCTGGAGCTGAAGGGACGCTACTGGGGCAAACACTTCCTGAAGCACAGGGTGtag
- the CBLIF gene encoding cobalamin binding intrinsic factor: MLGAALSIGVLLALLGSGAAGRALQGCAIPPQELTRMLQILERSVAESEMPNPSVLLAFNLAGATGSNARQQLLKQIEEEAVKRAQKDMSSGQVALCTLALLSSCRDPQHVESQGLSVNLPQVLQQKTRKEMARLEEYGVPLTTLYSVGLDVLALCLTRTGDYEQDAVILAKQLLNPESQIDVDTQAVVALALECVYDQTKLDGTRDLLHDALKEVANSFLDKQAKGNGVIGNIYSTSLAMQVLETASKFYAPREWDCAQAFSAVYSHQLQQPMAVAQALPALVHRPYLDVASLDCSVVAVTIPQLSPTPSQATTAPEGPPIKVYYSVTNNLKGKPFDISITVHVPAGSTLLAVLQAAEKENPKEFSFKTKPTSWGPMVVSIHGLAGSDTDRTFWEFFSGADSLQEGVSVYKPRDGEHIRAVFSTY; this comes from the exons ATGCTCGGCGCAGCTCTCAGCAtcggggtgctgctggccctgctgggcagcggggcagcaggcagagctctccAGGGCTGTG CCATCCCGCCCCAGGAGCTCACCCGGATGCTGCAGATCCTGGAGAGATCGGTAGCAGAGTCCGAGATGCCGAACCCCAGCGTGCTGCTGGCCTTCAACCTGGCCGGAGCCACCGGCAGCAACGCCCGGCAGCAGCTGCTCAAGCAGATCGAGGAGGAGGCGGTGAAGAGAGCGCAGAAAG ACATGTCCTCAGGACAAGTGGCCCTGTGCACCCTcgccctcctctcctcctgccgCGATCCCCAGCACGTCGAGTCACAGGGGCTCAGCGTCAACCTGCCCCAAGTCCTGCAGCAGAAAACGCGCAAGGAGATGGCCAGGCTGG AGGAGTATGGCGTCCCGCTGACCACCCTGTACAGCGTGGGCCTGGACGTGCTGGCACTGTGCTTGACGAGGACGGGTGACTACGAACAGGATGCCGTCATCCTGGCCAAGCAGCTGCTGAACCCCGAAAGCCAGATCGACGTGG ACACCCAGGCCGTGGTGGCGCTGGCGCTGGAGTGCGTGTACGACCAGACAAAGCTCGATGGCACACGGGACCTGCTACACGACGCGTTGAAAGAGGTGGCCAACAGCTTCCTCGACAAGCAGGCAAAAGGGAACGGCGTGATCGGGAACATCTACAGCACGTCGCTGGCCATGCAGGTGCTGGAAACAGCCAGCAAGTTCTACGCCCCACGGGAGTGGGACTGTGCCCAGGCTTTCTCTGCCGTCTacagccaccagctgcagcagcccatggcTGTTGCCCAAGCGCTGCCGGCCCTGGTGCACAGACCCTACCTCGACGTTGCCAGCCTAGACTGCAGCGTCGTCGCGGTCACCATCCCGCAGCTGTCCCCGACCCCAAGCCAGGCCACGACGGCTCCGGAAG GGCCCCCGATCAAGGTGTACTACTCCGTCACCAACAACCTGAAGGGAAAGCCCTTTGACATCTCCATCACCGTGCACGTCCCGGCCGGCTCCacgctgctggctgtgctgcaggcagcggAGAAGGAGAATCCCAAGGAATTCAG CTTCAAGACGAAGCCGACGTCCTGGGGCCCCATGGTGGTGTCCATCCACGGGCTGGCGGGCAGCGACACCGACAGGACCTTCTGGGAGTTCTTCAGCGGCGCCGACTCCCTGCAGGAAG GGGTCAGCGTGTACAAGCCGCGGGACGGGGAGCACATCCGGGCCGTCTTCAGCACCTACTGA
- the LOC118167345 gene encoding zona pellucida sperm-binding protein 3-like, giving the protein MKAQGWLMLLLVTTAGAWDALVQVRCGSGRLSVSVPAGLLGTGAIRELRLGSGCGVTGADGGRYRLEHPLTACGTALQLLPDTIRYSNILRYRPLAAGPVAHPAPFSVPVECRYPRRGSASSGAVQPTWVPFGSTVAHRRRLRFALDAYDRSWSSRLPLPTFVLGELINIQASVAAETRLPLQVFVDECVASPGAASRVTYQLIGHGGCLLDGWLGRSRFLPQRRGGALRFQLDTFLFPNASSSQIFLRCHLRAAVAGAGGSKACSYDPTAAAWRSPDGADCSCCGSPDGCRGRRRRDSSAGLQGTASLRLRLLSASPGSPTAPQPGTAPPRFPSAPVLRGDQRDSGPALPVPAPTLVMVAMGSVLAAVGALGCYCSVRRYRRQHQAVAPGEPRAVAMAPTGADGAQVPPVDPAAV; this is encoded by the exons ATGAAGGCTCAGGGGTGGCTCATGCTCCTCCTTGTGACCACAGCTGGGGCATGGGATGCCCTGG tCCAGGTGCGCTGCGGCAGCGGGCGGCTCTCGGTGTCGgtgcctgctgggctgctgggcacCGGAGCCATCAGGGAGCTGCGGCTGGGCTCCGGCTGCGGTGTGACGGGTGCTGACGGGGGCAGGTACCGGCTGGAGCACCCGCTCACGGCCTGCGGGACCGCCCTGCAG CTCCTCCCAGACACCATCCGCTACAGCAACATCCTCCGCTACCGCCCGCTGGCCGCGGGGCCCGTGGCTCACCCCGCTCCCTTCTCCGTACCCGTGGAGTGCCGCTACCCCAG GAGGGGCAGCGCTTCCTCGGGGGCTGTGCAGCCCACCTGGGTCCCCTTCGGCTCCACCGTCGCCCACCGGAGACGCCTGCGCTTCGCCCTGGACGCGTATGACC ggtccTGGTCCTCCcggctgcccctgcccacctTCGTGCTGGGCGAGCTGATCAACATCCAGGCGTCGGTGGCTGCCGAGACGCGCCTGCCCCTCCAGGTCTTCGTGGATGAGTGCGTGGCCAGCCCCGGCGCGGCGTCGCGGGTGACGTACCAGCTCATCGGGCACGGCGG GTGCCTGCTGGACGGGTGGCTCGGCCGCTCGCGGTTCCTCCCGCAGCGCAGGGGCGGCGCGCTGCGCTTCCAGCTGGACACCTTCCTCTTCCCCAACGCCTCCAGCTCGCAG ATCTTCCTCCGCTGTCACCTGCGGGCAGCGGTGGCGGGGGCCGGTGGCAGCAAGGCCTGCTCCTATGATCCCACGGCGGCCGCCTGGCGCTCCCCGGACGGTGCCGACTGCTCCTGCTGCGGCTCCCCAGACGGCTGCAGGGGCCGGCGGCGACGGGACAGCAGCGCAG GactgcagggcacagccagcCTCCGCCTGCGGCTGCTCTCAGCATCGCCCGGCTCGCCCACGGCACcgcagcctggcacagccccgCCGCGCTTCCCCTCAGCCCCGGTGCTGCGTGGGGACCAGAGGGACTCAG GGCCAGCGCTCCCCGTTCCTGCCCCCACGCTGGTCATGGTGGCCATGGGCTCCGTCCTCGCTGCCGTGGGTGCGCTGGGCTGCTACTGCTCCGTGCGGCGCTACCGCAGGCAGCACCAGGCGGTGGCACCGGGGGAGCCCCGCGCCGTGGCCATGGCCCCCACGGGTGCCGATGGTGCCCAGGTTCCTCCTGTGGACCCGGCTGCTGTGTGA